TCGCGGATGCGCTGCACCTGGTCGAGGTACTCCGGGCGCTCGTGGTGCGCCAGCCCGTCCACCCCGCCGAGCAGCACCATCAGCCGCCGCTCCGCGTAGGCCTGGGCCCGCTCGATCACGCCGAACACGCAGTCGCAGTAGTAGAAGACGTTGACCAGGCTGACCGCGACGACGCCGGCGAGCAGGCCCGCGGCCCACAGGCCCAGCCCCAGGTCGCGGCCGAGGGCGGCGTCCACGACGAGTTTCGCGCCGTACGCCAGGACCACCGGCACCAGCGCCATGACCACGCCGGTGACCAGCTGGAAGGTCGCTCGCCAGGGTGCCGCACGGAACCCGATCGCCATCGTCATCCGGTAGGCGCGCAGTGCCTCACGCATGGGTCTCCATCCCTTCTCCTGTGGAGGTGCCGGCCGCGTGCCCCTGCCCGTCGACCGGCAGCGCCGCCTGTGCAGTCTGCTGGTCGAGGAAGCGCGAGGCCTGCAGGGTGAACATCTCGGCGTACCGGCCGGACAGGTCCATCAGCTCCTCGTGGCTGCCGTCCTCGACCACGCCGCCGTCGGCGAGGACGACGATCCGGTCGGCCCGGCGCACGGTCGAGAAACGGTGCGAGATCAGGCAGGTGGTCAGCCCCTCGGTGAGCTCCAGGAACCGCTCGTACAGCTCCGCCTCCGCCCGCACGTCCAGTGCCGCCGTGGGCTCGTCCAGGATCAGCAGCCGGGCGCCGGCCTGCACCGCGAACATCGCCCGGGCGAGCGCGATCCGCTGCCACTGGCCGCCGGACAGGTCGACGCCGCCGGTGTACTCCCGCGACAGCACGGTGTCGAAGCCGTACGGCAGCGACTCGACCAGGTCCAGGACGCCGGCCTTGTGGGCGGCCGACCGCAGCCGGTCCTCGTCGTGGGCGTACGCCGGGGCGCCGAGGCCGATGTTGTCGCGGACGGGCAGGTGGTAGCGGGCGAAGTCCTGGAACAGAACGGCCACCTGGTCCCGCCACGCCGCGGGGTCCAGGCCGGCGAGGTCGTGGCCGTCCACGAGCAGCCGGCCGCGCGTCGGTGCGTACAGCCCGCACAGGAGCTTGACCAGCGAGGTCTTGCCCGCGCCGTTCTCCCCCACGATGGCCAGCGACCGTCCGGCCGGGATGGCGAGGTCGAGCCCGTGCAGGGCCGTGCGTTCGCTGCGCGGGTACTGGAACGTCACGCCGTCGAACCGGATGCCGTGCCGTGGCAGGTCCCGGCCGGCCGCTGGCGCGAGCGGCTCGGGGCGCTCGGGCCGCTCGGGCCGCTCGGGCCGCTCGGTGACGGACACCGTCGAGGTGCCGGCAGAGTAGTCACCCGTGCCGCCCAGCCGAGCGTCCAGGGCGAGCACCTTCGGCACCGTCACCGCGGCGTAGGACAGGTAGACGTTGCGGTCGTCGAAGGCGGTGTAGGAGTTCACCCCGGCCAGTGCCTGGGTGTAGATCGCCACCGCCGCCACGGACAGGTCGCCGCGGGTCGCGGCCCAGGCCAGCAGCCCGTACGACACGGCGTTGACCGCCAGCACCGCACCGCTGGCCCCGAACAGCACGCTCCCCCGCGGGCTGCGCACCTTCCACACCGGCGCCATCGCGGTGTACCACGCGCGTTCGAACGCGGCGACCAGCCAGCCGAGCATCCCCCACACCCGCACCTCCTTGCCGGCGGCGGGCCCGAGCGCGACGTCACGGAGGTACTCCGCGCGGCGCAGTGCGTCGCTGCGGCCGTAGCCGACCTCGCCGACGCGGAGGTACTCCTGCTGCATCGCGAACACCACGACCGGCCAGACGACCAACCACAGCAGGCCGATCCACCAGGAGAAGAACAACAGCACCACGGCCGAGCCCAGCGCCTGCAGCCAGGACGGCAGGACGTACCCGAGCCCCTCGACGGCGAGGCCGGGGCGTTGCGCGTCGGCGCCGAGCCCCTTCACCAGGCGTACGTGCGCGAGGACGTCGGGGTCCTCCAGGTGGGCGATGCCGCCCGGCCGGCCGACGGCGGCGAGTACGCGGTCCTGCAGGTAGCGGTCGGTCTCCCGGCCGAGCGTCATCGAGACCGCGCGCAGCATCGGGGCGACGAACCGCTGCGCCACGACCACGGCGCCCACGGCGACCAGCAGGTCGAGGGTCCGCTGACCGGCCGGCGAGTCGAGTCCGCCCCGGACGGCCGCCGGGATCGAGCCCACCAGCAGACCGGTCAGCGCGATCGCCGCGACCGGGAGAGCGGCGGCGAGCAGCACTCCGAGACCGAGCAGGGCGGACTGGCGGCGGCTCACCGAGGGCAACAGGCGCAACAGGATCGGAATGCCCCGGATCGACTCGAAACCGGGCCAACGGCGCGGAAGCGCGCGAACTCGTTCGACCAACGTCATGACGGCATGATGGCGTCATAGAGACGTCATGTCAACGTCAGTGCGGCGTCAGTCGGCGCCACGCCGATGTCACGGCGCGCTCCGACCGCCTCGGCGGCGGGTGCGGGGGCGGGTGGGGACCCGGGCGACCAGGCCCGGACAGCCGGGCCGCCGGGCCCCCTTCCATCCGGCGCCGCGACCGTAGGCTCCCCACGTGATCTCGGCCTCGCGCGTCCTCACCCTCGACACCACCGTCACCGCCGCCGACGGGTCCGCGCTGGCGACCGACGTGACGGTCGCCGACGACGGGCAGCGGCACCCGGTCGTCCTGGTCCGCACGCCCTACGGCCGGGCGTCGGCCCGGGCTGCCCACGACGCGGTCGGCCTGGCCCGGCTCGGGTTCGCGGTGGTCACCCAGGACGTCCGCGGGCGCTGGGACTCCGCCGGCCGGTTCACGCCGTTCCGGACCGAACGCGAGGACGGCGCGTGCACCGTCGCCTGGTGCGCCACCCAGCCGTGGTCGGCAGGCGCGGTCGCGATGATCGGCGCCTCCTACAACGGCTTCACCCAGTGGCTCGCCCTGGCCGACCGGCCCGCCGGCCTGCGGGTGGTCGCGCCGGCTGTGGCCGGGCCGTCGATCCGGTCGGTCGCCTACGAGGGCGGTGCGCTCCAGCTCGGCGTCTTCTCCTCCTGGACGCTGGGGCTCGGCGCGATCGGCAACAACCTCGGCGACGGCGTACGCCAGGCGTCGATCGAGGCACTGGACACCTGGCCGGCCTCGATCGCCCAGGCCGAGAAGACGCTGACCGCGATCAGCCCGGAATGGCGACGCTGGCTGGGCTCTGG
This sequence is a window from Actinopolymorpha sp. NPDC004070. Protein-coding genes within it:
- a CDS encoding ATP-binding cassette domain-containing protein, coding for MTLVERVRALPRRWPGFESIRGIPILLRLLPSVSRRQSALLGLGVLLAAALPVAAIALTGLLVGSIPAAVRGGLDSPAGQRTLDLLVAVGAVVVAQRFVAPMLRAVSMTLGRETDRYLQDRVLAAVGRPGGIAHLEDPDVLAHVRLVKGLGADAQRPGLAVEGLGYVLPSWLQALGSAVVLLFFSWWIGLLWLVVWPVVVFAMQQEYLRVGEVGYGRSDALRRAEYLRDVALGPAAGKEVRVWGMLGWLVAAFERAWYTAMAPVWKVRSPRGSVLFGASGAVLAVNAVSYGLLAWAATRGDLSVAAVAIYTQALAGVNSYTAFDDRNVYLSYAAVTVPKVLALDARLGGTGDYSAGTSTVSVTERPERPERPERPEPLAPAAGRDLPRHGIRFDGVTFQYPRSERTALHGLDLAIPAGRSLAIVGENGAGKTSLVKLLCGLYAPTRGRLLVDGHDLAGLDPAAWRDQVAVLFQDFARYHLPVRDNIGLGAPAYAHDEDRLRSAAHKAGVLDLVESLPYGFDTVLSREYTGGVDLSGGQWQRIALARAMFAVQAGARLLILDEPTAALDVRAEAELYERFLELTEGLTTCLISHRFSTVRRADRIVVLADGGVVEDGSHEELMDLSGRYAEMFTLQASRFLDQQTAQAALPVDGQGHAAGTSTGEGMETHA